A single region of the Ananas comosus cultivar F153 unplaced genomic scaffold, ASM154086v1, whole genome shotgun sequence genome encodes:
- the LOC109705781 gene encoding heavy metal-associated isoprenylated plant protein 27-like, protein MGVMEGVIDYLSELCEGPISRIKKRRKPKQLQTVAMKVRIDCQGCQRKIKNALKAMKGVTSVEVNAKQNKVTVTGYVEARKVMERLAQRTGKKVEPWPYVPYEMVPHPYAPGVYDKKAPPGYVRGVALVDPDAAPLARASSLEEKYVSAFSDENPNACALM, encoded by the exons ATGGGTGTGATGGAGGGCGTGATCGACTACTTGTCAGAGCTGTGCGAAGGCCCCATCAGCCGCATAAAGAAGCGTAGGAAACCCAAGCAGTTGCAG ACGGTGGCGATGAAGGTCCGAATAGACTGCCAAGGTTGTCAGCGGAAGATCAAGAACGCTTTGAAAGCCATGaaag GGGTGACAAGCGTGGAGGTGAACGCGAAGCAGAACAAGGTGACGGTGACGGGGTACGTGGAGGCGCGGAAGGTGATGGAGCGGCTGGCGCAGCGGACGGGGAAGAAGGTGGAGCCGTGGCCGTACGTGCCGTACGAGATGGTGCCCCACCCTTACGCCCCCGGCGTCTACGACAAGAAGGCCCCGCCCGGCTACGTCCGCGGTGTCGCCCTCGTCGACCCCGACGCCGCCCCCCTCGCCCGCGCCTCCTCCCTCGAGGAGAAGTACGTCTCCGCTTTTAGCGACGAGAACCCCAACGCCTGCGCCCTCATGTGA